The following are encoded in a window of Vigna unguiculata cultivar IT97K-499-35 chromosome 8, ASM411807v1, whole genome shotgun sequence genomic DNA:
- the LOC114194325 gene encoding uncharacterized protein LOC114194325 produces MMSPASRSKSKDKKASKEAQKAAAKPTGSGNAVAGVPASAYNPLLGTFHTLDISQTPTSPIHANGRFRNIDETDEHPVNSVVAGVEYDSVSNNGSWSGESEEHKEKSSNAPVRSDSVPGADNDKREKIRQKNEKKHQRQKERRAQELHERCTGYLMSRKLEALSQQLVAMGFSHERATMALILNEGRVEESVAWLFEGGEEADGNKDTNIRRGNLKIDISDELAQIADMVTRYDCSKQEVERAVVNCDGDLDKAAESLRELKLDPPSAPPKPEETGDPPINNNVKQSGVASQSSRPQTKPVPLPNQPKKDDKEFNYTKAAITIGVPSDSSSRNVQPVKRIQPKSEWVKPQQATVPADKKWPSSGSNSSVSYSLQSPLQMLAPPAKSEARYVPVGGEFKNLQPVASREPLIMMQRPQTKQVPATTMSSSPPGIAANWYTTNGPDAVRSNGFLSHAPSTRSPSPNYLSSNQRYHQLQYQPQQQFVGGSSNSVDHQATNSNWNRTGATPTLAAATSLGLFSGLGSAGQSGATSAVDWSTGGSVQFDYTNIDWSLDRSLASPRSNGLWLGFSPFSKSNTQMYESNASGVVAQSSTRPVPSNGSIVVPLPGLQDGAVASSETSAASRDWGSPFEGNDLFSLPRQFVSSPTL; encoded by the coding sequence ATGATGTCTCCTGCATCCCGATCCAAGTCTAAAGACAAAAAAGCTAGCAAGGAAGCCCAGAAAGCTGCTGCAAAGCCTACAGGATCTGGTAATGCAGTAGCTGGTGTTCCAGCCAGTGCATATAACCCCTTATTAGGAACATTCCATACACTGGACATTTCGCAGACACCTACCTCACCTATACATGCTAATGGTCGATTTCGGAACATAGATGAAACAGATGAGCATCCTGTCAACTCAGTGGTTGCTGGTGTTGAGTATGATTCTGTTTCTAACAATGGTAGTTGGTCTGGTGAGTCCGAGGAACATAAAGAGAAAAGTTCTAATGCCCCTGTTCGATCAGACTCGGTACCAGGAGCTGATAATGACAAACGAGAAAAAATCCGCcagaaaaatgagaagaaacATCAACGTCAGAAAGAAAGGCGAGCACAGGAATTGCATGAGCGGTGTACTGGTTATCTTATGTCAAGGAAACTGGAGGCACTTTCTCAGCAGCTTGTTGCAATGGGCTTTTCTCATGAAAGAGCAACAATGGCACTGATATTGAATGAAGGTAGGGTTGAGGAATCAGTAGCGTGGCTGTTTGAAGGTGGTGAAGAAGCAGATGGTAACAAGGATACAAACATACGTAGGGGCAATTTGAAAATTGACATATCAGATGAGCTAGCTCAGATCGCAGACATGGTAACCAGGTATGATTGCTCGAAACAGGAGGTTGAAAGAGCAGTTGTTAACTGTGACGGTGATCTTGATAAGGCTGCTGAATCCTTGAGAGAGTTGAAACTTGATCCCCCATCTGCTCCACCAAAGCCAGAGGAAACAGGTGATcctcctatcaataataatgtTAAGCAGTCAGGAGTTGCAAGTCAGAGCTCAAGGCCACAAACAAAACCTGTTCCTTTACCAAATCAACCCAAAAAAGATGACAAGGAATTTAACTATACAAAGGCTGCAATAACAATTGGAGTCCCTTCAGATTCCAGTAGTAGAAATGTGCAACCTGTAAAGAGAATACAACCTAAGTCTGAATGGGTAAAGCCCCAACAGGCTACTGTACCAGCTGATAAAAAGTGGCCAAGTTCAGGATCTAATTCTTCTGTCTCTTATTCCCTGCAATCACCTCTACAAATGTTAGCCCCACCTGCTAAGTCTGAAGCTCGATATGTGCCTGTTGGAGGTGAGTTTAAGAACCTTCAACCTGTAGCATCCAGGGAACCATTAATCATGATGCAGCGGCCCCAAACTAAACAAGTTCCAGCCACAACTATGAGTTCATCGCCTCCTGGAATAGCTGCTAATTGGTATACAACTAATGGTCCAGATGCTGTGAGATCTAATGGTTTTTTATCTCATGCCCCGAGCACTAGAAGCCCCAGTCCAAACTACCTTAGTTCTAACCAAAGGTACCACCAACTTCAGTATCAACCTCAACAACAGTTTGTTGGTGGCAGCAGCAATTCAGTAGATCACCAAGCAACCAATAGCAATTGGAATAGAACAGGTGCAACTCCAACGCTTGCTGCTGCTACTTCTCTAGGACTCTTTTCCGGACTAGGATCAGCTGGTCAATCAGGGGCAACCTCTGCAGTTGACTGGAGCACTGGTGGGTCGGTGCAGTTTGATTATACTAACATAGACTGGTCCTTGGATAGAAGTTTAGCTTCACCAAGGTCAAACGGTTTATGGCTAGGATTTTCGCCATTTTCAAAGAGTAATACTCAGATGTATGAGTCAAATGCTTCAGGAGTCGTTGCTCAATCATCAACGAGACCGGTTCCATCAAATGGGAGTATTGTTGTTCCCTTGCCTGGACTGCAAGATGGTGCAGTAGCTTCTTCTGAGACATCTGCTGCTTCCCGGGACTGGGGTTCTCCATTTGAAGGGAATGATCTTTTTAGTTTACCGAGACAGTTTGTTTCTTCTCCTACTCTGTAA